A single Corynebacterium stationis DNA region contains:
- a CDS encoding peptidase M23 has protein sequence MITFDEAVEKVFQHRGPLAGAAETDTHWLFSPSRPDNSIGPTLVNRETGEIEQYDTNPKNWRPVLKAFRAQEPTPRPIPTEFYEEPEHIKAP, from the coding sequence ATGATTACCTTTGATGAAGCTGTAGAAAAAGTATTTCAGCACCGCGGCCCACTCGCAGGCGCAGCAGAGACCGACACACATTGGCTGTTTAGCCCGAGCCGTCCAGATAACTCAATCGGGCCGACTCTGGTCAACCGCGAGACCGGCGAGATTGAGCAGTATGACACTAATCCAAAAAATTGGCGCCCGGTGCTAAAAGCATTCCGAGCGCAAGAGCCGACTCCGCGGCCAATCCCGACCGAGTTCTACGAAGAACCCGAGCACATCAAAGCGCCTTAA
- a CDS encoding CitMHS family transporter, whose product MQTPLGLTIMGLLIIAVTVGILIRGKANPIIPMTLVPAIGVFILGYGFEDLADFYESGLGSVMSVVVMFIFAIIFFGILQDIGLFTPVIKSLIVATRGNVMLVTLGTAAIGIVAHLDGSGSTTFLLTIPALLPLYKAMNMSRYVLLTIVAMAASVMNMVPWAGPLGRAGTVIAQDPNDIWMHLIPIQAVAAVLVLGIAALLGWSEKRRIAKLQASGEFQGTTEVDVASLAAEFQARQDQQQEEDGYHFRTGRFITVINIVLALAVLISLLSGLLPPAPAFLIATTIALVVNFKSAGDQSEALKRHAPNALSMAGVILAAAMFLGVLNESGMLEEIALMLVSILPAAVGPYLHVIVGLLGVPLDLLTSTDAYYFSVLPIVQETVATYDVTGLGAASALIVGNVIGTFVSPFSPALWLALGLAGAQMGKYLKLAFPIAWILSVTMVLVAFFTGMLA is encoded by the coding sequence ATGCAAACGCCCTTGGGTCTGACCATCATGGGTCTTTTAATTATCGCTGTGACCGTCGGAATCTTAATCCGCGGAAAAGCCAACCCGATTATTCCTATGACGCTGGTCCCTGCGATCGGTGTCTTCATTTTGGGTTATGGATTTGAGGACCTTGCAGACTTCTATGAGAGCGGTCTCGGGTCTGTGATGAGCGTCGTGGTGATGTTCATCTTTGCCATCATCTTCTTTGGGATATTGCAAGATATCGGGCTTTTCACTCCGGTGATTAAATCCCTCATCGTAGCCACGCGCGGCAATGTCATGCTGGTGACTTTAGGTACCGCTGCCATCGGTATCGTCGCACACCTCGATGGTTCTGGTTCCACCACGTTCCTGCTGACGATTCCAGCACTCTTGCCGCTGTACAAAGCCATGAATATGTCGCGCTACGTGCTGTTGACCATCGTGGCGATGGCCGCATCCGTGATGAATATGGTTCCGTGGGCAGGTCCTTTAGGGCGTGCCGGTACGGTTATTGCTCAAGACCCGAACGATATCTGGATGCACCTCATCCCTATTCAAGCTGTCGCAGCAGTGTTGGTCCTCGGCATCGCGGCGCTACTGGGCTGGTCAGAAAAGCGTCGCATCGCAAAGCTTCAAGCATCTGGTGAATTCCAAGGCACCACCGAAGTTGACGTCGCATCGTTGGCTGCAGAATTCCAAGCCCGCCAAGATCAGCAGCAGGAAGAAGACGGCTACCACTTCCGCACAGGGCGCTTTATCACTGTTATTAACATCGTGCTCGCGCTCGCTGTCCTTATAAGCTTGCTTTCTGGCCTCTTGCCACCAGCTCCTGCCTTCCTCATTGCCACAACGATTGCCCTAGTGGTCAACTTCAAATCAGCCGGTGATCAGTCTGAAGCCCTCAAACGTCACGCGCCGAATGCCCTGTCCATGGCCGGCGTCATCTTGGCAGCGGCGATGTTTTTGGGCGTGCTTAATGAATCCGGCATGCTGGAAGAAATCGCACTCATGTTGGTTTCCATCCTGCCTGCTGCCGTGGGACCTTACTTACACGTCATCGTTGGACTGCTGGGCGTGCCGCTAGACCTGTTGACGTCGACTGACGCCTACTACTTCTCGGTCTTGCCGATTGTGCAAGAAACTGTGGCCACATATGACGTCACGGGTCTTGGTGCTGCCTCAGCGCTGATTGTCGGCAACGTTATTGGTACTTTCGTCTCGCCATTTTCTCCAGCGCTGTGGCTAGCCCTAGGGCTAGCTGGCGCGCAGATGGGCAAGTACCTCAAGCTGGCTTTCCCAATCGCTTGGATACTGTCCGTAACCATGGTACTGGTGGCGTTCTTTACTGGAATGTTGGCCTAA
- a CDS encoding flavin reductase family protein, whose translation MALRPVLAQVPTPITAVAALVDAQPTSMIAASFIGLSLDPPLVGVSIQDTSTTWPRLREADSIGISALAAEHAGIIRQLAGPADKRFDDVS comes from the coding sequence ATCGCACTGCGCCCGGTTCTAGCGCAGGTCCCAACCCCCATCACGGCGGTCGCAGCGCTTGTCGATGCACAACCGACCTCCATGATCGCTGCCTCCTTCATTGGGCTTAGCCTCGATCCCCCGCTAGTTGGCGTCTCCATTCAGGACACTTCTACGACGTGGCCGCGTCTTCGCGAAGCAGACTCCATAGGGATTTCTGCCCTTGCTGCTGAGCACGCTGGTATTATCCGTCAACTCGCCGGCCCGGCCGATAAACGCTTCGATGACGTTTCGTAG